A portion of the Natronococcus sp. AD-5 genome contains these proteins:
- a CDS encoding helicase C-terminal domain-containing protein has product MNPERIFESFPAPSYRGAQEQALRDIRDAFAAGNDVVLVRAPTGSGKSLLARAVAGCARTVDEAEPSEAAGAYYTTPQVSQLDDVASDDLLADLNVIRGKSNYTCILPDERSTPVNQAPCVRERGYDCSVQHRCPYFSDRAIASNRSIAAMTLAYFMQTAGSEVFRKRDVVVVDEAHGLAEWAEMYATIQLGPRTVPFWDELRVPEIDGLDRAVRYAENLEQICTRRKDELLAQESLTPREVRQRDRLQELIGELDWFVSDYRDPQSPTTWLVDQSEARSGEDGSDDTDGEERGGPLTIKPMDPERYLRHTVWDRGNKFALLSATILNKDAFCRQVGLDPANVALVDVEHTFPVENRPLYDVTQGKMTYEHRSETTPKIARTIVRLMQEHPDEKGLVHAHSYDIQERLADLLRDFGVGDRIRVHDRDGRDAALEEWKASDGADVFLSVKMEEALDLKGDLCRWQVLCKAPFLNTGDSRVAHRLEEGQWAWYYRTALRTVIQACGRVVRAPDDYGATYLADSSLVDLFDRARTDVPDWFAAQVDRMEQPELPAFDPGAALGNSAADTRESTTVEGDRGDGRDGSRPQRRGRSRRSSRSSPLADVWETDG; this is encoded by the coding sequence GTGAATCCCGAGCGGATCTTCGAGTCGTTCCCCGCGCCGAGCTACCGCGGCGCCCAGGAGCAGGCCCTCCGAGACATTCGCGACGCGTTCGCGGCCGGCAACGACGTCGTGCTGGTGCGCGCGCCGACGGGCAGCGGCAAGTCCCTGCTCGCGCGGGCCGTCGCCGGCTGCGCGCGAACGGTCGACGAGGCCGAACCGAGCGAGGCCGCCGGCGCCTACTACACGACGCCGCAGGTCTCGCAACTCGACGACGTCGCGTCGGACGACCTCCTGGCCGACTTAAACGTCATCCGCGGGAAGTCGAACTACACCTGCATCCTGCCGGACGAACGGTCGACGCCGGTCAACCAGGCGCCCTGCGTCCGCGAGCGGGGGTACGACTGCTCGGTTCAACACCGCTGTCCGTACTTCTCCGACCGCGCCATCGCGTCGAACCGGTCGATCGCGGCCATGACGCTCGCCTATTTCATGCAGACCGCCGGCAGCGAGGTCTTTCGCAAGCGCGACGTCGTGGTCGTCGACGAAGCCCACGGGCTCGCGGAGTGGGCCGAGATGTACGCGACGATCCAGCTCGGTCCGCGAACGGTGCCGTTCTGGGACGAACTCCGCGTCCCGGAGATCGACGGCCTGGATCGAGCGGTCAGGTACGCCGAGAACCTCGAGCAGATCTGCACGCGCCGGAAGGACGAACTGCTCGCCCAGGAGTCGCTCACGCCCCGCGAGGTCCGCCAGCGCGACCGCCTCCAGGAGCTGATCGGCGAACTCGACTGGTTCGTCTCCGACTACCGCGACCCGCAGAGTCCGACGACGTGGCTGGTCGACCAGTCCGAAGCGCGCTCCGGGGAGGACGGAAGCGACGACACGGACGGCGAGGAGCGGGGCGGTCCGCTGACGATCAAGCCGATGGACCCCGAGCGCTACCTCAGACACACCGTCTGGGACCGCGGCAACAAGTTCGCGCTGCTGTCGGCGACGATCCTCAACAAGGACGCGTTCTGCCGACAGGTCGGCCTGGATCCCGCGAACGTCGCGCTGGTCGACGTCGAACACACCTTCCCCGTCGAAAACCGGCCGCTGTACGACGTCACGCAGGGGAAGATGACCTACGAGCACCGGTCGGAGACGACGCCGAAGATCGCCCGCACGATCGTCCGACTCATGCAGGAACACCCCGACGAGAAGGGGCTCGTTCACGCTCACTCCTACGACATTCAGGAGCGACTCGCCGACCTGCTCCGCGACTTCGGCGTCGGCGATCGGATCCGGGTCCACGACCGCGACGGCCGCGACGCCGCCCTAGAGGAGTGGAAAGCGAGCGACGGGGCCGACGTCTTCCTCTCGGTGAAGATGGAGGAGGCGCTCGACCTCAAGGGCGATCTCTGTCGGTGGCAGGTGCTGTGCAAGGCCCCGTTCCTCAACACCGGCGACTCGCGGGTCGCCCACCGCCTCGAGGAGGGCCAGTGGGCGTGGTACTACCGGACCGCCCTGCGGACCGTCATTCAGGCCTGCGGCCGGGTCGTCCGCGCGCCCGACGACTACGGCGCGACGTACCTGGCGGACTCGAGTCTCGTCGATCTCTTCGATCGCGCCCGGACGGACGTGCCGGACTGGTTCGCGGCGCAGGTCGACCGGATGGAGCAGCCGGAACTGCCGGCGTTCGATCCGGGGGCGGCGCTCGGAAACTCGGCTGCGGATACCCGCGAATCGACGACAGTAGAGGGTGACCGAGGGGACGGACGCGACGGCTCACGCCCGCAGCGACGGGGGCGGTCCCGTCGCTCCTCCCGCTCGAGTCCACTGGCGGACGTCTGGGAGACGGACGGCTGA
- a CDS encoding helix-turn-helix transcriptional regulator, with product MTDVPESERGIRYLSGSPTRVAVLEQVCDGTTRPAALVDAIAVSRTTVHRTLTDLVERNWVERVDGGYAATAVGALALEAYRNARTQFRTLERVEPFLARVDANVDDLEIEWFRTAELSTVAESNPHQPLEWYADRLETVDGERLRGVSPVISRQFIAVHAPIVERGTPTELVIGESTYRVVAERYADELRTSVSRSNYALYVAEETPPIGITLVGSTVFLGAYDDGGQLVAAVESADDRLRAWAADRHRERRDDARRITADAVP from the coding sequence ATGACAGACGTGCCGGAGTCGGAACGCGGTATCCGCTACCTTTCGGGGTCTCCGACTCGCGTCGCCGTTCTCGAGCAGGTGTGCGACGGAACGACCCGTCCCGCTGCCCTCGTCGACGCGATCGCCGTCTCGCGGACGACCGTCCACCGAACGCTGACCGACCTGGTCGAGCGAAACTGGGTCGAACGCGTCGACGGCGGGTACGCCGCCACCGCCGTCGGCGCGCTCGCGCTCGAGGCCTACCGGAACGCCCGAACCCAGTTTCGGACGCTCGAGCGCGTCGAACCGTTTCTCGCCCGCGTCGACGCGAACGTCGACGACCTCGAGATCGAGTGGTTCCGGACGGCCGAACTGTCGACCGTAGCGGAATCGAACCCGCACCAGCCGCTGGAGTGGTACGCCGACCGGCTCGAGACCGTCGACGGCGAGCGTCTGCGCGGGGTGTCGCCGGTCATCAGCCGCCAGTTTATCGCCGTGCACGCGCCGATCGTCGAACGCGGAACGCCGACCGAACTCGTCATCGGCGAGTCGACGTACCGGGTCGTCGCCGAGCGCTACGCCGACGAGTTGCGAACGTCGGTCTCGCGCTCGAACTACGCGCTGTACGTCGCCGAGGAGACCCCGCCGATCGGGATCACGCTCGTCGGATCCACGGTCTTTCTGGGCGCGTACGACGACGGCGGGCAACTCGTCGCGGCGGTCGAGAGCGCCGACGACCGGCTTCGAGCGTGGGCGGCGGATCGACACCGGGAGCGTCGCGACGACGCGCGACGGATCACCGCCGACGCGGTTCCGTAG
- a CDS encoding class I SAM-dependent methyltransferase, with translation MPEEPDADPVARADAPLAAVVEKSRTETAIESLRAEGVYDDSRRVRGVSETKPSDTRTARDLRSREPCEREQRSRERGVREDGPDRIALPVTEPPTETRVLEVVRQVDPEPRHRDLEDLLAERGWSDADLEAAPGSWAVIGSVVLVTVPESCPDEGALAEALLELHGDAESVLADEGIANDGDAGTYREPRTRLLAGERDTETIHAEHGTRYGLDPAKVMFSPGNQAERARMGDLASDDERVFDMFAGIGYFTLPMARAGARVTATELNPTAFRYLLENAVLNDVGDRVDAYMTDCRELASEVAADRIVMGYYGRSGGRNGHHEAGTRTDEAYEFLEDALEALVPGGVIHYHEATPESRLWDRPFERLERAADAAGRELEILERRRVKSHSAGVAHVVVDARFG, from the coding sequence ATGCCTGAGGAACCGGACGCGGATCCCGTCGCGCGCGCCGACGCCCCGCTCGCAGCCGTCGTCGAGAAGTCCCGGACGGAGACGGCGATCGAGTCCCTGCGGGCAGAGGGCGTCTACGACGACTCGAGGCGAGTGCGAGGGGTGAGCGAAACGAAGCCCTCGGATACGCGAACAGCGCGGGACCTCCGGTCCCGCGAACCGTGCGAACGGGAGCAACGCTCCCGTGAGCGCGGCGTCCGCGAGGACGGCCCCGACAGGATCGCGTTGCCGGTGACCGAGCCGCCGACGGAGACGCGGGTGCTCGAGGTCGTCAGACAGGTCGATCCCGAGCCGCGACACCGCGACCTCGAGGACCTGCTGGCCGAGCGGGGCTGGAGCGACGCGGACCTCGAGGCCGCGCCCGGCTCGTGGGCCGTGATCGGATCGGTCGTGCTCGTGACGGTTCCCGAGAGCTGCCCGGACGAGGGCGCGCTGGCCGAGGCGCTGCTCGAGTTACACGGCGACGCGGAGAGCGTGCTGGCCGACGAGGGGATCGCGAACGACGGCGACGCGGGCACCTACCGCGAGCCGCGGACGCGGCTGCTCGCGGGCGAACGCGACACCGAGACGATCCACGCGGAACACGGAACGCGGTACGGCCTCGACCCCGCGAAGGTCATGTTCTCGCCCGGCAACCAGGCCGAACGGGCACGGATGGGCGACCTCGCCAGCGACGACGAGCGCGTGTTCGACATGTTCGCCGGGATCGGCTACTTCACCCTCCCGATGGCCCGCGCCGGCGCGCGGGTGACGGCGACCGAACTGAATCCGACCGCGTTCCGCTACCTGCTCGAGAACGCCGTGCTGAACGACGTCGGCGACCGCGTCGACGCCTACATGACCGACTGTCGGGAGCTCGCGAGCGAGGTGGCGGCCGATCGAATCGTTATGGGCTACTACGGGCGATCCGGCGGTCGGAACGGCCACCACGAGGCCGGTACCAGAACCGACGAAGCGTACGAGTTCCTCGAGGACGCGCTCGAGGCGCTCGTCCCCGGCGGCGTGATCCACTACCACGAGGCGACCCCCGAGTCCCGACTGTGGGACCGCCCGTTCGAGCGCCTCGAGAGGGCCGCCGACGCGGCCGGACGCGAACTCGAGATCCTCGAGCGCCGCCGGGTCAAGAGCCACAGCGCGGGCGTGGCGCACGTCGTCGTCGACGCTCGGTTCGGATAG
- a CDS encoding 60S ribosomal export protein NMD3 yields MSESRAFCPRCGDPVPDRSASGADDERATDPLRPGTEVELCDSCYFDDFDFVDAPDRIDVRVCARCGAVYRGNRWVDVGAKDYTDVAIEEVSEALGVHVDVEDVAWQVEPEQVGENTIRMHAYFTGIVRGTPVEEQVMVPVKIARQTCTRCGRIAGDYYASIVQIRAADRTPTGEEIDRAKEIANAVVADMEATGDRNAFVTETNETPDGLNIKVSTNKIGKKIANKMIEEFGGSVNDAETLVTEDEDGNEVYRVTFAVRLPPYVPGDVIDLEDDEGGPVLVRSARGNLKGIRLTTGERYEAGYEEGNAPDARKLGEREGAVETTVVTVEDENAVQVLDPETYRAKTVARPDYFDPDAETVPVLKSRAGVHILPDPDPDSGSDADADDRYDPYESDA; encoded by the coding sequence ATGAGTGAGTCGCGTGCGTTCTGTCCCCGGTGTGGGGATCCGGTGCCCGACCGATCGGCGAGCGGCGCGGACGACGAGCGCGCAACCGATCCGCTCCGACCCGGGACCGAGGTCGAACTCTGTGATAGCTGTTACTTCGACGATTTCGACTTCGTCGACGCGCCGGATCGGATCGACGTTCGCGTCTGCGCCCGGTGCGGCGCCGTCTATCGAGGCAACCGGTGGGTCGACGTCGGCGCGAAAGACTACACCGACGTCGCTATCGAGGAAGTGAGCGAGGCGCTCGGCGTCCACGTCGACGTCGAGGACGTCGCCTGGCAGGTCGAGCCGGAACAGGTCGGCGAGAACACGATCCGGATGCACGCATACTTCACGGGGATCGTACGCGGGACCCCCGTCGAGGAGCAGGTGATGGTGCCGGTTAAAATCGCCCGGCAAACCTGTACCCGCTGCGGTCGGATCGCCGGCGACTACTACGCCAGCATCGTCCAGATCCGCGCCGCGGACCGGACCCCCACGGGCGAAGAGATCGACCGCGCGAAGGAGATCGCGAACGCCGTCGTCGCCGACATGGAGGCGACGGGCGACCGGAACGCCTTCGTCACCGAGACGAACGAGACGCCCGACGGGCTGAACATCAAGGTCTCGACCAACAAGATCGGCAAGAAGATCGCGAACAAGATGATCGAGGAGTTCGGCGGGAGCGTCAATGACGCCGAGACCCTCGTCACCGAGGACGAGGACGGCAACGAAGTCTACCGGGTGACCTTCGCCGTCCGCCTGCCGCCGTACGTTCCGGGCGACGTCATCGACCTCGAGGACGACGAGGGCGGCCCCGTGCTCGTCCGGAGCGCCCGCGGCAACCTCAAGGGGATCCGCCTGACGACCGGCGAGCGCTACGAGGCGGGCTACGAGGAGGGGAACGCCCCCGACGCCCGCAAACTCGGCGAGCGCGAGGGCGCCGTCGAGACGACGGTCGTCACCGTCGAGGACGAGAACGCCGTCCAGGTGCTCGACCCCGAGACCTACCGGGCCAAGACCGTCGCCCGCCCGGACTACTTCGATCCCGACGCCGAGACGGTGCCCGTCCTGAAGAGCCGCGCCGGCGTGCACATCCTCCCCGATCCCGATCCGGATTCCGGGTCGGACGCCGACGCCGACGACCGCTACGACCCGTACGAGAGCGATGCCTGA
- a CDS encoding PQQ-binding-like beta-propeller repeat protein gives MLKYAGLAVAVGGVLSTNTVTADGSDGSSATGWSSLRGNAGSTGYVSGESGPDESAAVAWTYDHGGPVAVVDGYVFLTVDGAIQALDADDGELLGETDDFGAAGAPTVADDTIYVGGDRLTAIDLGSGEVDWEADLEPEDAVPSPTVVDETVFVVAGGTLHALEADDGDEAWRVEPDDGTLIEQPVAVAGRAAFTTDGGTLYATEIDDGSERWTNDHGEYRRQIAAATDRAVSIQAGGDDRVAVYDTQTGDLNWVREGSVTGLATSDHVYALSEDDIVGYYRESGDEFWRPPIDSATFGRPVGVGPTIYVGISDSSEGTGVAAFDVVTDEMEWVVETETRPENLAFADETIYASDDGLVAIRSGEGEDGTDNTDGADDGEGTSEDDEGEPANESDEESADEGDESGNDTDDGENGVFGDDEQNGGEQNDDEQDDDGMPGFTTGAGVAGGSLALEWLRRKAGVADEAAE, from the coding sequence GTGTTGAAGTACGCCGGACTTGCAGTTGCCGTCGGGGGGGTACTTTCTACGAACACGGTAACGGCCGACGGCTCGGACGGGTCCTCCGCGACCGGCTGGTCGTCGCTGCGCGGAAACGCGGGCAGTACGGGGTACGTATCGGGCGAGAGCGGACCGGACGAGTCCGCGGCCGTCGCCTGGACGTACGATCACGGCGGTCCGGTCGCCGTCGTCGACGGGTACGTCTTTCTGACGGTCGACGGGGCGATCCAGGCGCTCGACGCAGACGACGGCGAACTGCTCGGGGAAACCGACGATTTCGGCGCGGCCGGCGCTCCGACGGTCGCCGACGACACCATCTACGTCGGCGGTGACCGGCTGACCGCGATCGACCTCGGTAGCGGCGAGGTCGACTGGGAGGCCGATCTCGAGCCCGAGGACGCCGTTCCCTCGCCGACCGTCGTCGACGAAACGGTGTTCGTCGTCGCGGGGGGAACGCTCCACGCGCTCGAGGCCGACGACGGGGACGAAGCGTGGCGGGTCGAACCCGACGACGGGACGCTGATCGAACAGCCCGTCGCCGTCGCCGGCAGGGCCGCCTTCACGACGGACGGAGGGACGCTGTACGCCACCGAGATCGACGATGGAAGCGAGCGGTGGACGAACGACCACGGGGAGTACCGGAGGCAGATCGCCGCGGCGACCGATCGCGCCGTTTCGATCCAGGCCGGCGGCGACGATCGGGTGGCCGTCTACGATACGCAGACCGGCGATCTCAACTGGGTGAGAGAGGGCTCCGTGACGGGATTAGCCACCAGCGATCACGTCTACGCGCTGTCGGAGGACGACATCGTCGGCTACTATCGGGAGTCGGGAGACGAATTCTGGCGACCGCCGATCGACTCGGCGACCTTCGGCCGGCCGGTGGGTGTCGGCCCGACCATCTACGTCGGGATCAGCGACTCGAGCGAAGGAACGGGGGTCGCCGCGTTCGACGTCGTAACCGACGAGATGGAGTGGGTAGTCGAAACCGAGACGCGCCCGGAGAACCTCGCGTTCGCCGACGAAACGATCTACGCCAGCGACGACGGACTCGTCGCGATTCGATCCGGGGAGGGCGAAGACGGGACCGACAATACGGATGGGGCGGACGATGGCGAAGGGACGAGCGAGGACGACGAGGGGGAGCCGGCGAACGAGAGCGACGAAGAATCGGCGGACGAGGGCGACGAGAGCGGGAACGACACCGACGACGGCGAAAACGGCGTCTTCGGTGACGACGAGCAGAATGGCGGCGAACAGAACGACGACGAACAGGACGATGACGGCATGCCCGGGTTCACTACCGGCGCGGGCGTTGCGGGTGGTTCTCTCGCACTCGAGTGGCTCCGCCGCAAGGCGGGCGTAGCCGACGAAGCGGCGGAGTAG
- the htpX gene encoding zinc metalloprotease HtpX has product MDWQPDWGLRMRMFVTMFLLFALYIVFAGVLTAYMGGGILAFAVIFGGFSLVQYYFSDTLTLKSMGAKTVSADEYPQLHASIERLSQQADLPKPKVAVVDSRVPNAFATGRNQRNAAVAVTTGLMRTLDRDELDGVIAHELSHVKNRDMMVMTIASFLSTIAFMIVRWGAFFGGGRGRGRGGGGIVVAILASLLVWIISYFLIRALSRYREFAADRGAAAITGKPSALASALMKISGEVDKVPDKDLREEAEMNAFFIIPLKSGIVGRLFSTHPSTERRVEQLRQLEREMESF; this is encoded by the coding sequence ATGGACTGGCAGCCGGACTGGGGTCTGCGGATGCGAATGTTCGTGACGATGTTCCTGCTGTTCGCGTTGTACATCGTCTTCGCCGGCGTGCTCACCGCCTACATGGGTGGAGGGATCCTGGCGTTCGCCGTGATATTCGGCGGCTTCTCGCTGGTGCAGTACTACTTCAGCGACACGCTCACCCTCAAGAGCATGGGCGCGAAGACGGTGTCGGCCGACGAGTATCCGCAGCTGCACGCGTCGATCGAACGTCTCTCGCAGCAGGCCGACCTCCCGAAACCGAAGGTCGCGGTCGTCGACTCGCGGGTTCCGAACGCCTTCGCGACCGGTCGCAACCAGCGCAACGCCGCCGTCGCCGTGACGACGGGATTGATGCGCACGCTCGATCGGGACGAACTCGACGGCGTCATCGCCCACGAACTCTCCCACGTCAAGAACCGCGACATGATGGTGATGACGATCGCCTCGTTCCTCTCGACGATCGCGTTCATGATCGTCCGCTGGGGCGCGTTCTTCGGCGGCGGCCGCGGCCGCGGTCGCGGCGGCGGCGGGATCGTCGTCGCGATCCTGGCCTCGCTGCTCGTCTGGATCATCAGCTACTTCCTCATCCGCGCGCTCTCGCGGTACCGCGAGTTCGCCGCCGACCGGGGCGCGGCCGCCATCACGGGCAAACCGTCGGCGCTCGCCTCCGCCCTCATGAAGATCTCGGGCGAGGTCGACAAGGTCCCGGATAAGGACCTGCGCGAGGAGGCCGAGATGAACGCCTTCTTCATCATCCCGCTGAAGTCGGGCATCGTCGGTCGCCTCTTCAGCACCCACCCGTCGACGGAGCGCCGCGTCGAGCAGCTTCGTCAGCTCGAGCGAGAGATGGAGTCGTTCTAA
- the pspAB gene encoding PspA-associated protein PspAB, giving the protein MGLLDGIRSVLGIRAEADAKRDADPDDLFGMSTAYLTMEADLGYESADVGALCFSGVDSSSFRDVVDEVEAILEAGREDTGTEFAVSEDDHGYHWVILEDTDPEDLITSLHFAADTFIERGYGSRLLAAVFAYRNDDGPAYWVYSFRRGRFYPFAPRPGRERDSSAEFKLESTLDGELEIEREKEYWYPLWPSEGGTHPWE; this is encoded by the coding sequence ATGGGACTACTGGACGGGATCCGCTCCGTGCTCGGCATCCGCGCGGAAGCCGACGCGAAACGCGACGCCGACCCGGACGACCTCTTCGGGATGAGCACCGCCTACCTCACGATGGAGGCCGACCTCGGCTACGAGTCGGCGGACGTCGGCGCGCTCTGTTTCTCGGGCGTCGACTCGAGCAGTTTTCGCGACGTCGTCGACGAGGTCGAGGCGATCCTCGAGGCCGGCCGCGAGGATACGGGCACCGAGTTCGCGGTCTCGGAGGACGATCACGGCTACCACTGGGTGATCCTCGAGGATACGGACCCCGAGGACCTGATCACGAGCCTGCACTTCGCCGCCGACACGTTCATCGAACGCGGCTACGGCTCGCGGCTGCTCGCGGCCGTCTTCGCCTACCGAAACGACGACGGTCCGGCCTACTGGGTTTACTCGTTTCGCCGGGGCCGATTCTACCCGTTCGCGCCGCGTCCCGGCCGGGAGCGCGACTCGAGCGCGGAGTTCAAACTCGAGTCGACGCTCGACGGCGAACTCGAGATCGAACGCGAGAAGGAGTACTGGTACCCGCTCTGGCCGAGCGAGGGCGGGACCCATCCCTGGGAGTGA
- a CDS encoding outer membrane protein assembly factor BamB family protein encodes MTDWNQFKRDPQHSGLRRDLEGPRRVEEAWTAELVGPVGSPVLDRDTLFVGTARGNLYAFDRETGHRRWVFETTDGIDATPVVTRERVYAATDPGTVHALDPATGDRAWRADLPASLESALAFADGRLYAGHAAGLSALEAEIGEIDWTYETDSAVGGAPAIGEDRRRVYAGTDGERVHCLEAETGEEVWTAPTDGAVTDGPTIADERVYVGDDDGTLLALDAEIGQTWFSYEIRGSFTSSATVLPDEGTTFVGADDGYLHVTDTRFGRRKVRGWLFSKEGIALDGEVRASPVVAGDVLCVGDSTGSVYGVDALEFDLLWHFDVGDAVSSTPALAPDRLYVGAGDRLYCLEWTPDEPRA; translated from the coding sequence GTGACCGACTGGAACCAGTTCAAACGGGATCCACAGCACTCGGGACTGCGACGCGACCTCGAGGGCCCTCGCCGCGTCGAGGAGGCCTGGACGGCCGAGCTCGTCGGACCGGTGGGATCGCCGGTGCTCGACCGCGACACGCTCTTCGTCGGGACGGCGCGCGGGAATCTGTACGCGTTCGACCGCGAGACGGGCCACCGTCGATGGGTCTTCGAGACGACGGACGGAATCGACGCGACGCCGGTCGTCACGCGCGAGCGCGTGTACGCAGCCACCGACCCCGGGACGGTTCACGCGCTCGATCCCGCGACGGGGGACCGGGCGTGGCGCGCTGACCTCCCGGCTTCGCTCGAGTCCGCGCTCGCGTTCGCCGACGGCCGGCTCTACGCCGGTCACGCGGCGGGGCTGTCGGCGCTCGAGGCCGAAATCGGCGAGATCGACTGGACGTACGAGACCGACTCGGCGGTCGGCGGCGCTCCGGCGATCGGCGAGGACCGTCGCCGGGTGTACGCCGGCACTGACGGTGAACGGGTTCACTGCCTCGAGGCCGAGACCGGCGAGGAAGTCTGGACCGCGCCGACCGACGGTGCGGTCACCGACGGACCGACGATCGCCGACGAGCGCGTCTACGTCGGCGACGACGACGGCACGCTGCTCGCGCTCGACGCCGAAATCGGACAGACGTGGTTCAGCTACGAGATTCGGGGCTCGTTCACGTCCTCGGCGACGGTGCTCCCCGACGAGGGGACGACGTTCGTCGGCGCCGACGACGGCTACCTCCACGTCACCGACACGCGGTTCGGTCGCCGCAAGGTGCGCGGCTGGCTCTTTTCGAAGGAAGGCATCGCGCTCGACGGCGAGGTCCGTGCGAGTCCGGTCGTCGCGGGCGACGTCCTCTGCGTCGGTGATTCGACCGGTTCGGTCTACGGCGTCGACGCACTGGAGTTCGACCTGCTCTGGCACTTCGACGTCGGCGACGCCGTCTCGAGCACGCCCGCGCTCGCGCCGGACCGACTGTACGTCGGCGCCGGCGACCGACTCTACTGCCTCGAGTGGACCCCCGACGAGCCGCGAGCCTGA
- the radA gene encoding DNA repair and recombination protein RadA: protein MPEADLETLPGVGPATADKLHDAGFDSFQSLAVASPSELSNTADVGESTASDIVRAARDAADVGGFETGSTVLERRNEIGKLSWHIDEVDDLLGGGIETQSITEVYGEFGSGKSQVTHQMAVNVQLPKEVGGLHGRAIFVDSEDTFRPERIDDMVRGLPDEVIEATLEDREIEGTVGDEATMEELIDDILDKIHVAKAFNSNHQMLLAEKAKELAGEHEESEYPVRLLAVDSLTAHFRAEYVGRGELAERQQKLNKHLHDIDKVGNLYNTAVVVTNQVASNPDSFFGDPTQPIGGNILGHKSTFRIYLRKSKGDKRIVRLVDAPNLADGEAVMRVEDGGLKPE from the coding sequence ATGCCAGAAGCAGACCTCGAGACGCTCCCCGGCGTTGGACCGGCGACCGCGGACAAACTCCACGACGCCGGCTTCGACTCCTTCCAGAGCTTAGCCGTCGCCTCGCCCTCCGAACTCTCGAACACGGCCGACGTCGGCGAATCCACCGCGTCGGACATCGTCCGCGCGGCCCGCGACGCCGCCGACGTCGGCGGCTTCGAGACCGGCTCGACCGTCCTCGAGCGACGAAACGAGATCGGCAAACTGAGTTGGCACATCGACGAGGTCGACGACCTCCTCGGCGGCGGTATCGAGACCCAGTCGATCACCGAAGTGTACGGCGAGTTCGGGTCGGGCAAGTCCCAGGTCACCCACCAGATGGCCGTCAACGTCCAGCTCCCCAAGGAAGTCGGCGGCCTCCACGGCCGCGCCATCTTCGTGGACAGCGAAGACACGTTCCGCCCCGAACGGATCGACGACATGGTTCGCGGCCTTCCGGACGAAGTTATTGAGGCCACCCTCGAGGACCGTGAAATCGAGGGAACGGTTGGCGACGAGGCGACGATGGAAGAACTCATCGACGACATTCTGGACAAGATCCACGTCGCGAAGGCGTTCAACTCCAACCACCAAATGCTGCTCGCGGAGAAGGCCAAGGAACTCGCCGGCGAACACGAGGAGTCGGAGTATCCCGTGCGCCTGCTAGCGGTCGACTCGCTGACCGCCCACTTCCGCGCGGAGTACGTCGGCCGTGGCGAACTCGCCGAGCGCCAGCAGAAGCTCAACAAGCACCTCCACGACATCGACAAGGTCGGCAACCTCTACAACACCGCCGTCGTCGTTACTAATCAGGTCGCCTCGAACCCCGACTCGTTCTTCGGCGACCCGACCCAGCCGATCGGCGGTAACATCCTCGGCCACAAGTCGACGTTCCGGATCTACCTCCGCAAGTCCAAGGGCGACAAGCGGATCGTCCGCCTGGTCGACGCACCGAACCTCGCCGACGGCGAGGCCGTCATGCGCGTCGAGGACGGCGGACTGAAGCCCGAGTAA
- the sufU gene encoding Fe-S cluster assembly sulfur transfer protein SufU, translating into MGLGSDMYRQQILDHYKNPRNYGKLEDPTFTHIGENPMCGDEIRMDVELADDEETIERVAFSGDGCAISQASASMLSGELTGKTVEELLEMDRDDVIDMLGVDISPMRVKCAVLAEKVAQDGAEIYQGELDKEKTTTED; encoded by the coding sequence ATGGGACTCGGCTCTGATATGTACCGACAGCAGATCCTCGACCACTACAAGAATCCCCGTAACTACGGGAAACTCGAGGATCCGACCTTCACCCACATCGGCGAGAACCCGATGTGTGGCGACGAGATCAGGATGGACGTCGAACTCGCCGACGACGAGGAGACGATCGAGCGCGTCGCCTTCTCCGGCGACGGCTGTGCGATCAGCCAGGCCTCGGCGAGCATGCTCTCCGGGGAGCTCACGGGGAAGACCGTCGAGGAACTGCTCGAGATGGACCGCGACGACGTCATCGACATGCTCGGCGTCGACATCTCGCCGATGCGGGTCAAGTGTGCCGTCCTCGCGGAGAAGGTCGCCCAGGACGGCGCGGAGATCTACCAGGGCGAACTCGACAAGGAGAAGACGACGACCGAAGACTAA